In the genome of Carassius carassius chromosome 47, fCarCar2.1, whole genome shotgun sequence, one region contains:
- the LOC132130751 gene encoding eukaryotic translation initiation factor 4E-binding protein 3-like yields MFIMSTSCEASSTCPIPSRSYRSPLLDNYSQTPGGTVFSTTPGGTRIIYDRKFLLECRKSPLAHTPPCCLPHIPGVTRPSLQPAEQENGNKELTVDDDQFVMDM; encoded by the exons ATGTTCATCATGTCCACCAGCTGCGAAGCCTCGTCGACCTGCCCGATTCCAAGCCGCTCCTACCGGTCTCCACTCCTCGACAACTACAGTCAAACTCCTGGAGGAACCGTGTTTTCAACAACTCCTGGAG GAACTCGGATCATCTATGATCGAAAGTTTCTTTTGGAATGTCGAAAATCGCCCCTCGCTCACACCCCACCGTGCTGCCTCCCCCACATACCAGGGGTCACCAGACCCTCACTGCAACCAGCAGAGCAGGAGAATGGCAACAAAGAGCTCACTG